The nucleotide window TCGCGTCAGCGGTAGCCTGGCGCGCACTGTCCGCGCCGGCTGCCGGCAGCGTGACGCCGGCGGCCTGGCCAGGGATCGCGCCGCTCAGGGCGATACCGCGGGCCTGCACCAGTGCGCTGTCGGGCAAGGTCGCGCCCGCGACCGGCGCGGTGGCCGACCCGGCCGGCGCGATGGCGCGCTCCTGGCCGGCCAGCGCATCGGTGCCATTGGCCACCAGGGCCAGGTTGACCGCCATGGCCGCAGCCTGTGCGGGCAGGGCGAATGGCAGTGCCGGCATCATCGCCGCCAGCGGCGCTTCCGCGGAGGCCTGCTCGGCCGGCACGTCGGTGGCGCTGGCCTCCGAGGCAGGCTCGCCGGCGCCGTCAGCGGTCGCGGCCGTGCCGGCGGGAATCGCCAGTGCGGCCACGTCGAACAGCTGGGCGAACATCATCGGCAGGCCGGCCTCTTCGGGCGTGCCGGTCGGCACGCCTTCCAGCGTGGCAGGCGTTGCAGCAGAAGCGGCGTCGCCCGAAATAATGGCAGACTGCGCGCCATGCGCCGCGGCCGCGCCACCCGGCGCGGAAGGGATAGTCATCATCATGCTTGGTTTCCGGCAAAGTCATTGTCGAGGGCATAGGCCAGCCAGCCCTCTTTATGGGTATTCATCTGTTGCAGTTGCTTGCCCAGGTCCGCGCTGGCCGCGCCGACCTTTTGTACCGCCTGCCGATGCTGCTCGCGCAGCGCGGCCAGCGCGGCACGCTCGGCGGGCGACCACGGGCCCTGGGCCGCCATCGCCGGCAGGGCCGCCGACAGCTGGGTGTTCAGTGCAGCCAGCGCCTTCCATTCGGCGGCGGCGGCCGCCGCGGCGACATCCTGCGCCAGGCGCTGCAGTTGCTGTAGCCTAGCCATGCTTGGCCTGCACGCCGAGCCAGCCCTGCTTGATGGTCGACAGCAGGCCGACCACTTCATCGATGATGGCGGGATCGAGATCGATGCCGGCACGGTACAGCCGCGCCGCGCAATAGTCATAAAGACGGCCCAGGTTGGCGACGACTTCGCCGCCATTGTCGAAGTCCAGCGAGCTGGACAGGCCGTTGATGATTTGCGTGCACTTGTCGAGACTGACTGCCTTCTGTTCGTAGCGCCGGCCGGCGATATGGCCGCGCGCGCGCGCCAGCTCTTCCAGCAGGCCGTCGGTCAGCACGAGCACCAGTTCGACCGGTGAAGCGCGCGCGGTCTGCGCGTCGAGGTTGGTCGCGTGGTATTCGCCGTAGGCATCGAGATTCATCATGTAGTCACCATTGAGATTTGACGCGGCGTCAATCGTCGTTCGAGAACATCGCGTCGAACATAGAGGTATTGCTATCCATCTGCGCCTGCAGTGTCTGCAGCGTCGTGAACTGGTTCAGGTAGCGGATGTAAGCGGATTCGTATTGCGTGTCGAGCCGGGACTGGCGTTCGAGCAGCGATTCCTGCAGCTGCGAATTGACGTCGCTGCGTTTCGAGATCTGGCCTGAGGTGATATCGGTCCAGCCGCCCAGCAGCTTGTCCAGTTCGCCCATCACGCCGCTCTGCGTACCGATGCCGTTGTTGCCCATGATCTGGTCGAGCGCGCCCGGATTGGCGGCCAGCGCCTTGGTCAGGCGACCGGAGTCCAGCGACAGCGTGCCATCGCGGTTGCCGGTGATGCCGAAATTGACCATCGACAGGCCGCCCGACTGCTGGCGCAGCACCGACTGCATGCGTGTCTGCAATGCCTGCAAGCCGGCATCGGCGTGGAACACGCCAGCCGACGTGCCATCCTTCACGCTGCCGGCGTCGGTCAGCGATTTCAGCGTGGTGACGAGCTTGTTCCAGCCATCCACGAAGCCTTGCAGGTTGGCCGTCGTGGCGGCCGTGTCGGTGGCCACCGTGAGGCTGACCGGACTTTCACCCGGCGCCTGCGCCTTGGTGAACGTCATCGACACGCCGTCGACCACGGTGAAGGTATTCGAGGGCTGCTCGATGCGCGTGCCGGTACCCTGTTCACCCAGGTAGATCACGGCATCGCGGGCCACCGTCAGGTCGGTGCGGTTGGCGGGATCGGCCAGCGCGTCCTGCAGCGCGCCGGCGGGCAGGCCGCTGCCGTCGATCGATACCGTGTTGGCGGCGCCCGTCTCGGTCGAGGCCAGCACCAGCTGCTGCACGCCGCCGATCGTCATCGTCGAGGCGGTCACCTTCGAGGTATTGCCGGCGGCGCCATTGATGGCCGTCGCCAATTCCTTGATCGACAGGACGCCGTCACCGCTCGTGTCCGCCTGGGTCAGGTCGACCGGGAAGGTCGTGCCGCCCACGCTGATGTTGATGGTGCCGGTCTCGCTCATCGGCGTGGTATCGGAGAGGTTGCTGTACTGCGCCTGGTTGGCCGTGGCCAGCTGCTCGACATAGAACGAGTAGGTGCCGGCGGTGGCCGAGATGCCGGCCGTGGCCGTACCGACGGGCGAGCTGAACGTGGCGGACGTGGCCAGCACCGTCTTCTTCATCGACAGGGTCGACATCGCGCCTTCGAACGTCGACATCGCCGACTTCAGCGACGTCAGCGCCTTGTCGGTGGCCGTGGCCACGTCGTTCTGGGTCGTCAGGATGGACTGGCGGGCCTGGATGGACAGCGTCGCCAGCTGGGTGGCGGTGCTCTT belongs to Pseudoduganella albidiflava and includes:
- the fliS gene encoding flagellar export chaperone FliS, whose protein sequence is MMNLDAYGEYHATNLDAQTARASPVELVLVLTDGLLEELARARGHIAGRRYEQKAVSLDKCTQIINGLSSSLDFDNGGEVVANLGRLYDYCAARLYRAGIDLDPAIIDEVVGLLSTIKQGWLGVQAKHG
- the fliD gene encoding flagellar filament capping protein FliD, which encodes MATTAPTYDPKSTATQLATLSIQARQSILTTQNDVATATDKALTSLKSAMSTFEGAMSTLSMKKTVLATSATFSSPVGTATAGISATAGTYSFYVEQLATANQAQYSNLSDTTPMSETGTINISVGGTTFPVDLTQADTSGDGVLSIKELATAINGAAGNTSKVTASTMTIGGVQQLVLASTETGAANTVSIDGSGLPAGALQDALADPANRTDLTVARDAVIYLGEQGTGTRIEQPSNTFTVVDGVSMTFTKAQAPGESPVSLTVATDTAATTANLQGFVDGWNKLVTTLKSLTDAGSVKDGTSAGVFHADAGLQALQTRMQSVLRQQSGGLSMVNFGITGNRDGTLSLDSGRLTKALAANPGALDQIMGNNGIGTQSGVMGELDKLLGGWTDITSGQISKRSDVNSQLQESLLERQSRLDTQYESAYIRYLNQFTTLQTLQAQMDSNTSMFDAMFSNDD